aaaagaaaggtatGAGTATAAAGTAGGAATGGAGGAGACATATTTCAAAGAAATCTGAGTCAGCTTTACATTTCTGAccctgcagaagaagaaggatttcatttcattcaccaTGTGACTTGTAGCAGTAGACTCCATGCTTGTGCTGAGGATTTGGGAAGCCAAAGCTGCGCACCCCCGGCTCAGAGGGACCACAGTTTCTTCTTGGCCTGGTGATGGGATACCGGACACTTCCGTCGGCCAGCCAGCCAGCGTCACAGTAGTCCAGCCCTCTGAATTTCCAGGCAGCGTAGAGCTGTCCGACTTTTGCGATCTCTGCTCCGTACTGCTGACACGCCCGCTGAGCCTCAGTCAGATTCATCTTGTGAGAGGGCTGAAGATAGTAGACTCTCCCTTTGAAGGAAACGCGtttattgtgatatttaaaagGATAAATATTCAGCTAAATTAACctgacattttcagcttcaAAAAGGTTCAAATCAGCCTAAAGGTACTAAATTACCAAAATTGCAGAGGATTTATTTTTAGAGCCTTTGGAGAAGTTTTCAGTGATTATTCTGTGGATTACTTGCTCTTGGCCTTTATCACTGAGGATATCTTGAAGCttcagcaggaaaagcacatgtGTAAATAATAACGTTAATGAGACTTACTGGCATTACAGGGACACCTGGTCAGCACTGCAGTCAAATGtcattagtaacacctgtgccTTTCCTGCTGTGCTTTCTCAGAAGCAGATTTCAAACATGCGATATTGCTCGCCTCTCACTTCCAAACAGACTGCCTCACCTCGGAgtgaagaggagaagcagaagaCATCGTAACGATGAAGGTGCAAGTGTCGTCTGCCGTAGCTCCGGACCCCCGGGGCGAGACCACGGCCCCCGCAGGGCACTCTGGGCCGGGTGATGGGGTACTGGACTGTCCCATCAGCCAGCCAGCCTGCGTTGCACCAGTTCAGGCCCTCCTTCCAGGCCTGGAAGAGCTGTGTGAAGGTGGCCAGTGTGGCGTCCTGCTCCTCGCAGGCCTGCTGGGCACCCAGGAAGCTCAGGTGGTAGTGACCACGAGGGTGCTGGTAGGGAAACACCACACCTGGGCGGAGGAATTCATTATACAGCTCCAAAATGTACTACTACACAAAGTATGTGGGGTTTCAGAGACTTTTGTGACTCACATTCAACACACTAAGTTTAACACCCCAGGCACTAAAGCGGATTCCTAAATAGAACAAAGCCTGCTCTGTCTAATATTTGGACTCTGAATGTCATGGCGGAGTACAGTACAGGTGGACATATTGTACCTTGTAAGTCCAGATGAACTAAAGTGCTCCTGTCCTCCAGCCCGTCCACCACCTCGCAGCGGTAGCGGCCTGTATCGTTCAACTGCAGCTCAGTCATCACGAGTGCAGCATCTCCTGGGAAATCCTGCCTGAGCAGCACACGACCGCTGGCCAACAGACAGCAAGCAGCAGGCTAACTGTGAGTTCACAGTTCAGAAAGTCATACAAAGAATAATCACGAATTCATTATTTGTCATTTCGGCTACCTGAACTGCCCAAAACTTCGACTGCGTGAGCCAATAGCCACCAGCACGTCCGTCTCGTGTCCCCCAGCATTAGGCAGCCAGGACCACTTCACCCGGACCTCCCTCTGCGAGCTCAGCTCAGGCTCGTACCAAAACCTGCACGGCAAGGTGGTGTTACCCCCTCTGACCGCAAACACTGCAGACTGAGCAGAGTCCACATGGAGCCTCACACCACTGAAATGAACTGTAGGAAACATCAGAATGGGGCTTGACATGGAGGAAAGGTGCACATATTTTGTACTGACCTGAAGCCAGACTAAATACATTTATACTGCTCATGTGCATACTTTCTTTGTTGGCATTTCCACTGAGGAAGTCGTGGTAGAAGAAGTTGTTTGGGCTTGTGGGGGCAGTCAGGGCTGAACCAGAGAGGATCAGCTGAGCCCCCATCAACAGCAGAGTTTGGAGGCaatgaatcatcatcatcatcactgtgatGGCTGTACTGACAACTGCCGATCctcagtggtgtgtgtgcaaTCCTCAAGCCTGTGGAAGGAAATCTGATTAATCTGATTTCCATTAACGCCCAACCTGCTGTGCTGGGATGGATGTAGTGACATGACGGAGTCAGTAGAGGGCAGCACTACACCACGTTAACAAGACCTGCCTGGTGTCTGAAAATGTAATGGTGTCAATaggacaatttaaaaaaaagaaaaaagaaatcagtggAAATATTGTTTCAGCACCAAAACCTTTACTCCAGATTACTGTTTTTACAGGTGTAAATGCTGATGATTTAAATCACACTTTTCCGCAGGTTTTCATTACACTGCAGGTGGGTTGTAAATATGTTAGTTAAACAGTCTACTTAATTTTTCACTCTTGTATCCTTCCATTTAGGAGCATGGCACAACTCAGGTgagaacataaaataaataaataaacaataggTCGACAGTCAAAATGTCTGATAACTTTAAGAACAGTGAAGCGAATCCGTAGCCTAAAGATTATAGTTaagccatcttgtttgtttttattttcttcacttacCGTAATTCACCTTGATATCTGCTTGTGTAGTTTAAATCGCCGCCAAaaggagcaaaagaaaaaaataaaagatgcacAAAAGTCAGAAGTCTGTTGGGAACAAATCAGAGTCTCCAAGAGGACGCAGAAGCTCTGATGCGCAACGTGGTTTTCTGCTCAAAGAACTAAAAAAGTTAAGTCAGTCAAACCTCCTTTAGTGGCGAAACAGGTGCGACTTGTAGTCAGTTAATAATGAAAAGTGAAGTCTAACTCAGCTGGTCGCAGGGCTGTGAGGCTGCTCTGCCGCTGCAGCTGGAAGAACAACAGCTCAAAGTGGACGGGACTGCAAACTCACctgagtgtgtttctgcagccaGTGAGTGGAGGGAGGCCAGCGATGCCACATATGGAAaagcccccctccccccgttTCAATCATCAGTATTGTACATTTGTAGTTCTAGAAGACATATGCAAAGTAAGATTGAACAAcaattgcttcttttgtttttgtttcaactgtcgtgtacattttgtattttgtattttatttgagttttcattttcatttgagttttcattttccatcctCCAAATTAACTCATCACACATGTGTTTTATTCCACCAAACCGTTCACTTTTGTTTCACTCAACACCACAGGCCGCTAAATCCACAGCGAGCAGGAACTGGTGTATGTGATTTTACACTCCAAAACAGTTGAAGTGCAGTGGGTGGATTACTGTCTTAATGTTACAGCAGTGTAAGCCATAACAAATAGTGGGGATGGGTTTCTCAGGAGAAAACTGTTTTGCATCCCTCCTAAACTCTCTGACAGCAGATGTTTGTCGCAGAGGGTCCCCACATCGACTCCAGCTGGCAGCCGCGTTTTCCTGGAAGAACTATGATGTTTTATAGGAAACCCTGCTATGTCGTGGAAAAACGTATACATCCGCATACAGTAGGCATAGACATACACAGCCAGGACAGATGTCTCAGAGATGCTCTGTCCTCCATTCATTTCTTTAGAGATGAAAGCTGTTGCCAGGGGCCAAACATACCAGGACTGTGAGGACGGAGATGAGTGGCTAACAGGGTGTAATTATGCTTGTAAACAGCAAGCCAAGACCCAGTAGTCCAACACGGAGAAGACTCACAATGTCCTTGTGTGGATGGGACCGTCTGTGTTTTGTGCGAGATGTCAGAAAGACAGCAGATTGGGTTgagtttaattctgttttacCTGAGAGGCTCAAGTCCTGCTGCGCTTTCCTTTCATGTAAGCTTTTAACAGTCATGTGTTTCAAGAGCAGACTTACGTTTTGGATTACATCAGCAGCTGAACAATACAGAAATGCCCCCATGAAATGACCAGCGGGTTTATAATAATCCTGTTTCTGTCCTTCATGCTGCTCCCTTTGAGGCcctgtgtgtgacctcacagaAATCAGGCCCTAGTGGACATTGTACATACTAAAGCATGACAATGaggtgttttgtgtcttttgattggaaagaaacacacacagagatttcttttaacatttaataaatgagCTCAGTTCAAGACCaacagtgaataaaaaaaaagaaaaaaaagaatgcaaaacattgtttattttctacACATCTTTCTacaaatttcacatttgttgtAAAAagagttaaattaaaatgaaattatgcaaGACTGAAGCGGAAAACctgctaaaatgtgttttcaaacaaAGCATGTGACATGAAAAACTTCCTGCAAAAAGCCTTTTAGTTTGTTATATCATTTTCCCataatatttttagattttaattttctattCAAGGACATATTATCTCTTCCAGGATAGCTGTAGATGCCAAATATTCTCTATATTGCACAGGCCCTGTGTTGTTATGCTAGTTTGTGCTTCAGTAACTAAACATCATGTGCAGAATGACATACAGTCAGTGAGCTGGTGAGGACGTTCGTCATCTGTCCCCATAGGCTGttaaaaccacagcaaacagCTGGGTTGTTAGCTGGTGTGCGACCGCAaaggaaggacagaaaaaaagtttaaaactgGCAATTTAGTTGAGGCATGactggaagaggagaagagcacTATGATCAAGACTCCAGGCTCGGGACAGCCTGAAATCAAGGAGGAGCAAATAATAAGGACGAGGAGCAAATCTATGCAAATTTTGTTACTATCCAGAGCTATTAAAAACCATTATAGTTTGTGAGCAATGTCAAACAATCCTatcaacataaacataaaaaagtcaTTATTCAGAAAGTGCTACGAGTGTTACAGTCCAAGAAGCCAACAGGATCTTTAACCAGAGAGAAGAACGAAGTACAGATGATTCTGTAGCAGTTTGAGGAGATGGAGCAACTGGATGAGGGTGGAGCACTGTTAGAAGGTGACTGATGAGCTTTTAATCGTCGCAGCCCAGCAGCTCCATGCGTAGGGTGATGCGCTCGTGCCACTCCCAGGGCACGACTCGGACGAATCGGGCGTAGAACGGAGGCTCAAACAGATTCTTCTTGTGggtgttgttgtcagtgttgcCTTGGAAAAGCTGCACATAAATGTTGAGAATTCAGTTAAAGTGAGAGACTGAGTCACTGAGCAAAAGTTAGTTAATATAAAGcatgttctgttcagttttgttcagttcTTCTCAGAGTGTCAGTTCTGTCTGGGTCCGACTGAGGTGAACAATTTCACTAGAACGTAATGAATACGCCTGGTGAATACACCCACATAAAGGCTAAAGTCTGGCCGAAAAGTCGCTGGCCAAAAGCTTGGCTTCCGACAAAATTCCGATCCAAATCCTAACAACCCCACCCAGACATTCAGAGCATTCAGAAAACAGCCCAGGGCAACATCATTATCTTGTGTGTCTAATTAAGCTCTGTGCTCAGTAAAAACATCAAAGctagttttacagttttattggATCATCTCTGAGAAAGAGGCCGTGATGAGGCGAACGGGCCTTCCACTCCCCACAGCGAGAGTCAAAATATGTCTCATCgttaagaaaaggaaacagaaacagaaagggagGCTGACATTAAGAGTGACTTGTTGGGCTGTCGGGtttgtgcaaaaacactttGCACTGAAATGAGACTCTTTGACTAAAGCAATCAGGTACCATAGCACAGAATACATTTCAGGGTTCCCAGTATGTCTGACCTTATCGTTGCTGGtgttctcctccttcaccatcTTCCATGACTCTCCGTCGTTACTGTAAGCAACTttgaacactgacacaaactgcACCACCCCGAAGTCCTTTGCCCCCTGAGTGATGATGCCTGTGAGCCGCTTTGTTTTCTCCAGGTCCACCTGGCGAAGCCACAAAGAGAACAGTCATACTCTGCAACATTCTCGGACCTCAAAGGACATGACATTTTACTGCCAAGGGTTTCCCTCACCTGGATCCACTCCGAGCGGTTGTTGTGGGCAGGAGACCAAGCGTTTGTCTTTCCCAGCTTATCCAGTCGGGCGAACTGAGGGTGCCATGTGAAGGTATCGATTCCCCATGTGCGGAAAGAGCTGGAGGCTGAAAGCTGCCCGTCTGAGATGAGGCGAGACTTCATTCCCAGAGGCTCTGAGCAACCTGCCGTGTTTGAATAAACTGTGAATCAAAAGCAGACGGAAGGACGgagggaaggacagagagagggaggggaggggggagggaaggaaggagggagggaaaccCAAAGCGACAGAAAGAAAAACGGGGGAGGATGAATACACCCAAAGAAAAGATTCACCCTTCATCAATTTGAAGAAAATGAGTTCAGAAGATACTGAGAAGAATGTGACTgattaaaatcattttcacacCCACCAGCGATTGAGAGGACAAGAAAGAGTGGAAGAATTCATGCAATAAAGTGCAGAGAGCCACACATGcagtgtatatactgtacattcacCATGTTTATTTGCAAACGTTTCAGCTTATTAAGTTCaaggaagacaaaagacagaagggTAAAGTTGGAAAAACACCTGTGTGTTCCTCGCTCTGTGTCATCTgaaactgctgtttttgttgcaaaGTGAGGTCCGTATGATACTGTTTATACTATAAATTCTGTATCTAACCATAGCTGACGGGAGGCCATGTTATGTAGCTGAAACGCATTCTTTGACTGTCATTATGCTTGTGTGTTACCACAGCAAGAAGGAGCTCACACAGTAACAAGAAAATTGAACAAGACACTTCCAGGAGTTCTTCCCACTTATGGGGATATTATACATACAAAGttcacagagtttgtttttctgtccgtCTTTATTGTCTGCCAAGTTTCTGAACTTGCTGGgtgtgtgttgcactgtgtgttttcttttgtgtgtgtaccatTGAGTTCGCAGCCCACCAGCTCCATACGCAGCGTGCAGGCCCTGCGGCAAACCACAGGGATGATGCGGATGTACTGGGCCACGATGGGGGGCTCAAAAAGGTTGGTCTTTGTGCTGTCGTTATCTGTGTTGCCCACGAAGACCTACAGCACACGGACGCGGGAAATTAGGCAAGTAAGCCGAACAAGGAGACACTGAGAATCAACTGCTAGCGCgaaaactttattttcatacaaGACCTCCAACCTTGTCCCTCCGTTGGCCATCCACTCTGTAAGTGGTATAAGCGCTTCCATCAAAGCTGCTCGCCACCTTAAAGGCCTTGATGTACTCAGCCGCGCCCATGCGACTGGCGCCCTGAGTGATGATGCCCGTCAGACGCATCTTCTTCTGCATGTTAATCTGTTGTCAACAAGCAAAGTCAGGTGTTAGTCAGCTTCGCAGCTCCCATCGCTGGGCTTCTTTGGTTTAAAGGGTTCACTTCACCTCAATCCAAGGGTTCCTGTCATGAGCGGCTGACGTCCAGGCATTGACGATGCCTTGGTTGTTGAGTCGAGCCAACTCGGGGCCCCAGCGCTGAAGACCGAGAATGCCGTAGTGCACAGAGGAAGCTGAAATCTGGGACTCCACGATtgctcctccctccatccccagCAGAGAAATGCAACCTGGGACACAGCCAAGAAAATAACATCAACTGTGGAggaaagaaattacatttacttctgcatttatttttgagtagttaaattaatttgttaaatTTATCTAGTGTTTTCCCATGACAAAGAGGTGACACGGGCAGTTGGTGAACGTACGTAGCTGGCACTGCTTTCCAACATACGGTGAAGGACACTGGCAGGTGTAGTCTCCATCAAGATCTCGGCATGTCCCTCCATTGTTGCAGGGCTGGACGGCGCAGTCATTCACGTCTGAGAAAGGAtaggaaggaaaggagaaaaggagaaaaacgACAACTTCAAGTGTTATTTTCAACTCCTCGGAATAACTTCAGTCAACAATCACAAATAAGAGAGATGTTGGAGATGTGATGCACACCTGCTGCCCAGAGACCAATAAGACGGGGCTCGAGGCAGGTGGAGGGCCACAATAGCCTCACTGTGTCTCCAACATAAAGTTGGTGACAGGTGGTTTCTCTTAAATCTAACACGATGACAGAAATGTCCCTGAGGGTAAAACTGGGGAGGTGGTACACTCTTGGCAACGAGTTTAAAGGGCGCAGCAGGTTGAGGGGTGAAAGCTCACAACTGTCAGTTGTATCTTGGGGCGAGACTTGATGAATGTGAACAGACACAGGAGGTCTTAGGAGGTTGCGTCCATGTTGTCTCATCATCAGTCAGTATTTTAGCAACTGGATAATCAGAATGGAGAGCACAAAGAGATAAATTTGACACTGGAAGTTTTCCACCCTGTTCCATAAACGCCTCCCTTTCCTCCACAGTAGCCATGAGTCTGTGGTGACTTCCTGTATGCCCTCTCAGCACTGCCCATGTAATGCTCTCTAATGTCCACAAGGGGGGACACTTGTACAACATGTCAACAGCAGAGTTACAAAGCACAGCAgcatcctttttttaaaaaaaaatcattcatcttaaaaacaaaataaatattttcacagagGGATGCTAAACCAGATGGTTTGAGCAATATTAATTTAAACACTATTCAAATGTTAGACCGAGCTATATGACAACCCAGTGACATGACTGACCTCACTGTCTTCAGAGGGCTAATGACCAGCTGATTGGACAGGGAAACAGCAGTGCCATGTTACTGGAAAACTTGTATTAAGATCCTTTGGTAATGTTAGTCTTTGTATCTATACATTATTATGTGGTGAAAAACAGCAGTTCTGTCAGTGAATTGCTTGTTTTGACTGGAACTTAATATATGTTTATGATGTTACCCTCAACCTAACCTCTGCACCGACGCAGTCCTCACTACAGCCAGGTGAGGTCGGAGTGCAGCTCCACTCCCTGTCACTCGCTATgcacgaaaacacacacacatacagatgtgtGCCTGTGCATAAAACTGTATGTCTTTTACTGTGTTAAGCCATGGATTTTGAATGGATTTGAACGGAGCaagcaacaggaagtgaagctgcACTAATGCATATGACCTGATGTACATGTGCGTATGTATGCGACCGTAAAGCAAAGCTattgtgtgtatctgtttatGTCACAGAAATATCAGTATTCAAGTTATACTGGTAGTATAACTATCAGAAATGTAGTTGAAATAGAAACTGTAAGAAATTATCTGCTTCATTCgaaattacattaatttgttttctaCTCCCTCTTAAGCTCCTAAAATATATATCTGTTTATATGTTTAGGTGccaataaaataatattataatattctAATGCACCTGAGTTAATCTAATCATATATTTGAAACCTACACTGACAAAAGTATAAATGTAATGTAGGTGTCTTGGTGGAAATTAACAACAGAAACAGTAGAAACTGCAAGattatttacaaataaagtGTAAGTTAGGAGTGAAAATTTCTGCAGAAATGTGGTTGTCTTTCTATCTATCATAACACACAGCTCAGAAATGCAAAGTATACTGATGTCTCTCGCACCGCAGTGATtccactgaaaactgaaacataattGTTGTCCAGCcttatttttccttcttccgTCTTCCTTAACCTGAGATAACTCCCAGACTTCCAGATCTGAAGCAGATGACAGGTTGACGTAATGCCACATGGGTCCGTTTACTTCTTGTTCCCGTTAACACTAAGAGGATTGCTCACAACTTAGAAACAAATGCCTGCATGCCTGTGACAACACTGACACGACGCAGCTAACAACACTGAGAAACAGGTGATCCTACCAAGGGATGGACCGTGAAATAGCCTCAGGGATTTGTCTGGGGGACTGTGTTGCACAGGTTTTGGCATCACTGTAAGCATGAATTACAGACGTATGGTATACAGAATCTGAAAATGCCATTTTGAcggttattttttttgttttgcagattaAATACTATCACTGGCTTTAGCTATGAATGCATGTCCCTTCCTTTACTTAACAGAATACATGGCACAGTTTTCCCTTCAATGTAGCACCTCGACACCCATCGAACTGATtcaaaattagaaaatgtttggGAATAGACAACCAGAATGCACAAACACTTCAACTGGTGGTCAGGCTGTGGGCTTTGGAGCGAGTTGctcattcacaaaaaaaatgccTCTTCAATAATAGTCGCTGTTTTCAAACTATAATTACATAATAATTGTTACACTGTCAGTAATAAAGTTCAGAAACACTTCTATTCCTTTTCATGACATTCACACTTTCTTTTCTGACACAAAGAAATCCAAACGTGCTCAATAATTCCAAGACAACGTGCTCATTACAGTAAGAGGATGGGACAGTTATCAAATTCTTCCTCTGATTTGGCCAAACTTaagcacaaacagaagcagtgtTGAAACTGTGTGGAGGGCGTCTGCATGCTAAGAGACTTGGAGTTGCCTTTCACTAATTAGCCAAACAGAACAACCACAGAGCCCACTGAATGAGATCCTTTCATGAAACTGCTGAACGGACTGCACTTCTCTCTCGCCACTGATGCTATGACAGGGTGGAAAAACCTCATGTGTTCACACTTACAGAAAATCTGCTTAAAGTGGTGGAGCATACTGCTATTTGTGGCTGATGCTGCCTGCTGACTTATTGGGACTTTTTgtcatctgtttcatttttctttctcatttcagaagcgatcagtgttttgtttattttctagGTGCTCTGCTTTTTCAGTAGGCTATATGATCTTATTTCCAAATTCACTGAATAATTGAACCTGACAAGTTGGTATAAAGGTGTGCACAAAACTGTGAGCAAAATTCAAAGATTTCTTTATGGTGAATGTAAATTGTACTGGTGCAATCAGTCACATCTACAGCTAACTTACTGATCTGGCAGTGCACTCCCTCAAAGCCCGGCTGGCACCTGCAGATGTACTCGTTGAAAACGTCTCCCCGTCGGGTTGGAGCGATGATCTCGCATGCCCCGTCGTTCTTACAGGGGTTAGGACTGCAGGGTCCTGAGAGAAAGAAGGTGATTAATTAAAGTGTGTGACTTAACCACGCTTTTCATCCAGAAAGGTTCCTGTTTGCTGTACCCGTCTCTGTCAGGTTGCAGGTGTCTCCACCGAAGCCATCTGAGCAGATACAGATGAACGGATCGTCTCCTACTCCTGTCACACACGTTCCTCCATTATGGCAAAGATTTACCTCACAGTAGTCCCCTGAGTAGATGAGattgaggaaaaacaagatGCAATATCAATATGCATCGTACAGCATGCCAACACggtaaaaataaacagctacTGCCAATGCAGTTCACACCTGACGTGTTTTGTTGTACGATGGTGACGCATTTCACTTGTTGGAGAACAGAGAAACTGATTTCTCCACTGCCAGTAGAGCTACAATAAACTGCAGTGCAGCTACAACATACATGATTGTTTTGTATCCCTTTGAATTTACAAACTCCTGGCCTCCTGATCAGGTTACACGGTCACCGCTGATCTGTCAAACTACGCGTTTTAGCCACAACTGTGCAGAATGAGCTCCCACTCATTCACTCGTAAGGTGGATTGGGGCAAAACAAACGGTAAGTGGCAACAATCCATCACAAAATCCTTTGCTtacaaaactgaagcagcagaacCTTGACACGTCTTAGCATTTAGTATCAAGTATATTGTAGATCCAGATGCCAAAACACAGGATCCTACAGTCCCCATAATCCTGACAGGTCCTCCCCAGTTCCTCCTTGGTACCAGGTCCATGTCTTTCAAACTTCACGACCCTCCGCACAAGCTTTCTGCTAAACGCCCctaccccccccaaaaaaaactaaaaacattcCTGATGACAATACCAGGGTTCCCACAGGCGGATtagttattttaatatttgctttgtAACAACAGCTTTGGCGGTGAGGCCCAAAGTGTTGAGTCACAGATCCTGCCTGGATCAGGAAAATAACCGCGGAGATCTCCAGTGGGAAAGGCCACACACCAATTTATGAGTCACACTGGAGctgtcaaaatgacaaaaccTGAAcctgtggttttttttattttttcaaccAGCCTGTTGACTCATCAGACGCCCCATCAGAGTCTCCAGTGGAGCTCTAAGATACCCTGTTTGTGCAGAATTTCTCTTTTTGGAAAGTATGTCCGCCACAATGATGAAGCGTAGAAATGTGATGCTGGGCGTGTGAACGAGGGACTCTCGCAGATTTTGTCAACGGACTTAAAACTGTTTTATACCCGGACACATCTGACAGTAGTTGTTACACCTCTGAGAACAGAGCAGACTGGCTTTGAAGTGACATGTTTCAGCATGACAGCAAATCCGAGcacaatcattttaaaaattttaaattatattataagTTATATGTATTATAAGtattttgcttcactttttcaGCTCTATATTTATGTCAGTATGTATATTAGAATATTCGAGCAATAAAACAAGCTGAGAGAACAGTTCATTTTCCCAGGTTTCCTGTGAATAAATTCTAATCAACCACCACAAGTTTATGCGGCCGACGCTGACAACAGAACGTGTCTACGTGCAGGATTAAAAGCTTGCAGGATTAGCCAGGTTGCACAGATGCATGCAGCTCTTTCAGGAATGAGCAGTTACACAACATGACAGTGCAGTATCTCACAAGTGGCTGAGGACACACAGCACACCTGACCGACAGGTGAGCAATGAGTAAAACAACAGGCCCTGAATGTACACAAACATCACGGCAGCAGAATAAACGTCAGCCACATGGAGCGAAGACGGTCAAAACACTGTGGTGTCTCAAGATTTGACTTTTCAGTAGTCCTGGTTGGCAGCACATTTCCAGCTTGAACTAAAGGCAGGCACGAGGACAGCTGGTTCATGTTGGCTCCAGACAAGAGCACATATGGTGttattttcctctccatctgcacCACTTCTTAGTGTGACCACAAAGGTGTCCACAGGGACCGTCATACATTAAAATGTGTACAAATCTATTGTTTAGCTTCATTACCATTACATTTCACAACCTGCTGTGTACTGTGGGTGGTGCAcgcaagcaaaaaaaaatccatacgCCTGTACAAGAACTCCTCTTGCTGTTAACAGTTCTTTTTATAAACCGACCTCTTACAATATAATTACTGAGCAACACAGAACTTTGTAATAACAGGGTCTTACACGTAATAACAGAGCACTCTCACATTTAATCACTGAATCCACCTGACAATAATAAGCTGGCATCCTCGGATGATGAACTTACAAATTACACATCGACTGCTTTCAggtaaaatacagtaaataaaatttaatttcaccCCTGAATGTTGACAGTAATTTGATGATGAGGAATGATGAAGACTACCAAACGAGCATATTGTACTTATTATGCTAAAGCAACTGCAAGACATTTGGCTTATAGCAGCTCCATAATCTCATTACAGAACAAAGACATGTATTGATCAACCTGTTGCACATCTGCCCTTTTTGTCATTCATTCTTGTTCCCGTCTCCCTCACCGAGAGGCAGGCGGCAGGACAAACGAAAGTGCATTTCCATGAGCCGgtaaaaggaaaatggaaaataagaCGAAGTGGCATAGTTCAGTGCCAAAGTCTCCTTGTGGATTATGGGGGGGGAGTGAATTAGTCTGTAGTTAgaagtttatttttgt
The Scatophagus argus isolate fScaArg1 chromosome 1, fScaArg1.pri, whole genome shotgun sequence DNA segment above includes these coding regions:
- the LOC124061304 gene encoding hyaluronan and proteoglycan link protein 3-like → MMMMIHCLQTLLLMGAQLILSGSALTAPTSPNNFFYHDFLSGNANKEIHFSGVRLHVDSAQSAVFAVRGGNTTLPCRFWYEPELSSQREVRVKWSWLPNAGGHETDVLVAIGSRSRSFGQFSGRVLLRQDFPGDAALVMTELQLNDTGRYRCEVVDGLEDRSTLVHLDLQGVVFPYQHPRGHYHLSFLGAQQACEEQDATLATFTQLFQAWKEGLNWCNAGWLADGTVQYPITRPRVPCGGRGLAPGVRSYGRRHLHLHRYDVFCFSSSLRGRVYYLQPSHKMNLTEAQRACQQYGAEIAKVGQLYAAWKFRGLDYCDAGWLADGSVRYPITRPRRNCGPSEPGVRSFGFPNPQHKHGVYCYKSHGE
- the LOC124061287 gene encoding EGF-like repeat and discoidin I-like domain-containing protein 3 isoform X2, which produces MKRPGNVITATVTFTLLLCLFSVRGDYCEVNLCHNGGTCVTGVGDDPFICICSDGFGGDTCNLTETGPCSPNPCKNDGACEIIAPTRRGDVFNEYICRCQPGFEGVHCQINVNDCAVQPCNNGGTCRDLDGDYTCQCPSPYVGKQCQLRCISLLGMEGGAIVESQISASSVHYGILGLQRWGPELARLNNQGIVNAWTSAAHDRNPWIEINMQKKMRLTGIITQGASRMGAAEYIKAFKVASSFDGSAYTTYRVDGQRRDKVFVGNTDNDSTKTNLFEPPIVAQYIRIIPVVCRRACTLRMELVGCELNGCSEPLGMKSRLISDGQLSASSSFRTWGIDTFTWHPQFARLDKLGKTNAWSPAHNNRSEWIQVDLEKTKRLTGIITQGAKDFGVVQFVSVFKVAYSNDGESWKMVKEENTSNDKLFQGNTDNNTHKKNLFEPPFYARFVRVVPWEWHERITLRMELLGCDD
- the LOC124061287 gene encoding EGF-like repeat and discoidin I-like domain-containing protein 3 isoform X1, with amino-acid sequence MKRPGNVITATVTFTLLLCLFSVRGDYCEVNLCHNGGTCVTGVGDDPFICICSDGFGGDTCNLTETGPCSPNPCKNDGACEIIAPTRRGDVFNEYICRCQPGFEGVHCQINVNDCAVQPCNNGGTCRDLDGDYTCQCPSPYVGKQCQLRCISLLGMEGGAIVESQISASSVHYGILGLQRWGPELARLNNQGIVNAWTSAAHDRNPWIEINMQKKMRLTGIITQGASRMGAAEYIKAFKVASSFDGSAYTTYRVDGQRRDKVFVGNTDNDSTKTNLFEPPIVAQYIRIIPVVCRRACTLRMELVGCELNVYSNTAGCSEPLGMKSRLISDGQLSASSSFRTWGIDTFTWHPQFARLDKLGKTNAWSPAHNNRSEWIQVDLEKTKRLTGIITQGAKDFGVVQFVSVFKVAYSNDGESWKMVKEENTSNDKLFQGNTDNNTHKKNLFEPPFYARFVRVVPWEWHERITLRMELLGCDD